A region of Carassius auratus strain Wakin chromosome 41, ASM336829v1, whole genome shotgun sequence DNA encodes the following proteins:
- the LOC113059372 gene encoding HLA class II histocompatibility antigen, DO alpha chain-like: MMATGFELEFDGEELWHVETNDFTAKQRLNAGDWTLDRNLPSVAHFSIGSCFYNIPRCITGEKNPSESMDLSTVPPSTQLYTKSDVKLGVENTLICSVTGVHPPPVNISWMRNGEPVNEQDVSETQYYSNPDFSLRLFSHLNFCPKRGDIYTCSVRHRGLERDITRFWEVEVPEDSQEVEVVVLVIGILVGFLGFVLGIVIVVMSKLELRPE, from the exons ATGATGGCCACTGGTTTTGAGCTGGAGTTTGACGGTGAGGAGCTCTGGCACGTCGAGACTAATGATTTCACAGCAAAGCAACGTTTGAACGCAGGCGACTGGACCCTTGACCGCAATCTGCCTTCTGTAGCACACTTCTCCATCGGCAGCTGCTTCTACAATATTCCTCGCTGCATCACAGGAGAGAAAAATCCCTCCGAATCAATGG ATCTGTCCACAGTTCCTCCGTCTACGCAGCTGTACACCAAGAGCGACGTGAAGCTTGGTGTTGAAAACACCCTCATCTGTTCAGTGACCGGCGTCCACCCGCCGCCGGTGAACATCTCATGGATGAGGAACGGCGAGCCGGTGAATGAGCAGGACGTCAGCGAGACGCAGTATTACTCCAATCCAGACTTCAGCCTTCGCCTGTTCTCCCACCTGAACTTCTGTCCCAAGAGAGGAGACATCTACACCTGCAGCGTGCGACACAGAGGACTGGAGCGGGACATCACCAGGTTCTGGG AGGTGGAGGTGCCAGAGGACTCTCAGGAGGTGGAGGTGGTGGTGCTTGTGATCGGAATTCTTGTGGGATTTCTGGGATTTGTGCTGGGAATCGTTATAGTCGTAATGAGCAAGCTGGAGCTGCGGCCTGAATGA